CGCTGGCTGCGGCCTTACAGGAGCCGCCTCCTCGACTGTCGTACGCTCAAGTTGGCGCTGCAGCAGATCGACCGTCACGCCTGTGCGCTGGGCTAATTGGCCGAGATGCAGATTACGCTGAATCTCCCCCGGCACCCGTCTTATCATCTGTAGCACCGTGTCAATAGCGCGTGCTTGCGCTTCGGCACGCTCATCGGCCTCGGCCAGCGTCGCTTCCATATGGGTCTCGACCGCCGAATGAGCCGTCTGCAAACGCTGAAGAAACGCTTCGCTCCCTTCGCGCCGTACACAGGAATCCGGATCATCTCCAGTCGGCAGACTCAGCGTCATCACCTCAAGCCCTTGTTGCAAAAGGCTCGGCATGGCACGGAAACATGCCTTACGACCAGCCGCGTCTTCATCAAACAGCAGAATCACCCGCTCGACATAACGCTTGAGAATTTTGGCGTGGTCTTCAGTCAACGCCGTTCCACAGGTGGCGACGACATGCTCAATCCCCGCCTGGACCAATGCCAGGTGGTCAAAATAGCCCTCGACGACAATCACTGCCCGTTCGCGTCGCATGGCCTGTTTAGCCTGGTACAGACCGTAGAGTAAGCGACTCTTGTGGTACAGGACCGACTCGGGCGAGTTAATATATTTCGGCAGGCTGTCATCCAGCACCCGGCCACCAAATGCCACCACCTTGCCCGACAGATCTTCAATCGGGAACAGCAGCCGCTGGCGAAACATATCAAAATCGCGCCCGGTTTTATCACTGTTACGGATCAGCCCGAGCTGCCGGGCCTGATCCAGATTCTTTCCGGCCGCCGCCAGATGCTCACACAGCGCATCCCAACTGTCCGGCGCAAAACCGAGACGAAAGCGGCGCACGGCGTCGCTGTCAAAACCGCGCCGGCGGATATAGCCCCGCGCCTGAGCACCACGTGGGTCAGCAAGCAACAACTCGTGATAAAAGCGGGTCGCCTCTTCGTAGACATCCGCCAGATCTTCGCGTTCCAGACGACGGCGCACTTCTTCGGGACTCGGTTCGTCGTCAGGAATGTCCACACCAACCTGATCAGCCAGCCGTTTCACCGCCTGGGGAAACGCCAGACCTTCCATGCGCATCAGAAAGCTGAACACGTTGCCGCCGACGCCGCAGCCGAAGCAGTGAAAAATCTGTCGGCTGCTGTTGACGTTGAACGACGGCGTCTTCTCGTTGTGAAACGGACACAAGCCAAGA
This is a stretch of genomic DNA from uncultured Desulfuromonas sp.. It encodes these proteins:
- the dnaG gene encoding DNA primase, which produces MGRIPEELISQVRERVDIVDVISSYVQLKHSGDNHLGLCPFHNEKTPSFNVNSSRQIFHCFGCGVGGNVFSFLMRMEGLAFPQAVKRLADQVGVDIPDDEPSPEEVRRRLEREDLADVYEEATRFYHELLLADPRGAQARGYIRRRGFDSDAVRRFRLGFAPDSWDALCEHLAAAGKNLDQARQLGLIRNSDKTGRDFDMFRQRLLFPIEDLSGKVVAFGGRVLDDSLPKYINSPESVLYHKSRLLYGLYQAKQAMRRERAVIVVEGYFDHLALVQAGIEHVVATCGTALTEDHAKILKRYVERVILLFDEDAAGRKACFRAMPSLLQQGLEVMTLSLPTGDDPDSCVRREGSEAFLQRLQTAHSAVETHMEATLAEADERAEAQARAIDTVLQMIRRVPGEIQRNLHLGQLAQRTGVTVDLLQRQLERTTVEEAAPVRPQPAVRPAVQRPVVQEEAAGDLKAQKWLLTLMLADCGVSAKVEEQGFETFFDNDVCQRLAQQIYQAHAAQREPGEWMLDQCEEARDQDLLTQLLVREQELVSEDIEKIFDDCRQAVVRSQLKQRRAELHTQMRDAEQRGDSERQTVCLQELTRINRDLKRRG